Genomic DNA from Novosphingobium sp. TH158:
GCCATTGGCGATGCGCAGCGCAAGGCCCTCGGCGATGGCCGTCTTGCCGACGCCAGGCTCGCCGATCAGCGCCGGGTTGTTCTTGGTGCGGCGGGCGAGGATCTGCACGGTGCGGCGGATTTCCTCGTCGCGACCGATCACCGGGTCGAGCTTGCCGTCACGCGCCGCTTGCGTCAGGTCGCGGGCGAACTTCTCGAGCGCCTGGTAAGTGTCTTCCGAAGAAGCCGAGTCGGCCTTCTTGCCGCCGCGCAGCGCGGTGATCGCTGCCTCCAGCCCTTGCGGCGTCAGCCCGGCAGCCTTCAGCGCCTGCCCTGCCGCCGTAGTGGTCGCCAGCGCCAGGCCCAGCAGCATGCGCTCGACCGTGACATAGCTGTCGCCGGACTTGGTCGCGGCCTGTTCGGCCTGATCGAGCACGCGCACCAGATCGTTGTCGATGCCGGGCGATTGCTGCGCGCCGGAACCGGTCACGCCCGCGATCTTGCCCAGCGCCTTGTCGGTTTCGGCAAGGGCGGTCCGGGCATCGCCCCCGGCACGCTGGATCAGGCCGGAGGCCATGCCTTCGGAATCTTCCAGCAAGGCCTTCAGCAGGTGTTCAGGTGAAATGCGCTGATGGTTGAGACGGATGGCAACCGTCTGTGCCGATTGGAGAAATCCCTTGGCGCGATCGGTAAACTTTTCGAGGTTCATGGGTGTATCAGCCTCCTGTTACACCGAGAGATAGTGTGGCATTGTGGCAACACAAGAGGGTGTAGCAGGCAAAATGCATAGCGGCATTGAGGCTGGTCAACTCGGCTGGCGCAATGCAGGCTCATTGCCGGGACACAGGAAGGGGACAATCATGCGACTGACACGGTTTGCGCTTCTGGCCGGAATGGCCCTGCTACCCGCCAGCGCTCCGGCGCAGAACGCGGCCCAGCCCGCCCGGTCGGCACAGGGCGATGTCTCGGTCACCATCTACAACAATAACCTCGCGCTGGTGCAGGACGTGCGGCAGGTTTCGCTGCCCAATGGCCGCAGCCGGCAGGAATTTCCCGACGTTTCCGCCATGATCCGGGCCGAGACGGTGACGCTTTCCGGCGAGGGCTTCGGCATTGTCGAACAGAACTTCGACTATGACCTGCTTACCCCCGCCGCGCTGATGGAAAAAGCCGTGGGCCAGACGATTACGCTGGTCCGCACTAATCCCGCAACCGGGGCGGAAACCCGCGAGCGGGCGCAGGTGATGGCGGCAAACGGCGGCGTCGTGCTCAAGATCGGTGAACGGATCGAGGTGCTGCGTGACGATGGCCTGCCGGTGCGGGTGATCTTCGATGCCATCCCGCCCAACCTGCGCGCCCGCCCGACCCTTTCGGTGACGATGGATGCCAAGTCTGCCGGTCCGCGACCGCTGACCCTTTCCTACCTGACCCCCGGAATGAGCTGGAAAGCCGATTACGTAACGCTGTTCGATGAGAAGGCCGGCAAGATCGACGTCCAGGGCTGGGTCACGCTGACCAACAATACCGGCACCACCTTTACCAATGCCAATGTGCTGATGGTCGCGGGGTCGGTCGGCCAGGTCAACCAGTATGGCGGGTATAACGGTGGTTACAACCCGCGCCCCGTTCCGCGCGGCAACCGCCCCGGCAGCGAAAGCGGGGGGCAGCAGATGGGCGATTTCCATGTCTACCCCATCGCTGGCCGCACCACGATCGCCAATGCCCAGACCAAGCAGGTCAGCTTCCTCGACGTATCGGGCGTACCCGCGCGCAAGGGCTATGAATATACCAACGAATGGATGGGCGCCGAAGGAGAGGCGGTAAGCGCCAGTTCGATCCTCAAGTTTTCGAATGCCCGCTCCGGCGGCGTCGGCGCGGCGCTTCCGGCAGGAACGGTGCGTGTCTACATGCGCGATTCGAAGGGACAGGCGCAGTTCATCGGCGAAAGCGGGATCGACCACACACCCGGCGGCTCGAACCTGGCGCTGCGTACCGGCGAAGCCTTTGACGTGAAGGTCCAGCCCGTGGTCGAAAAGCGCGAGGAAATCACGCTCGACGAATGGGAGAAGTTCGCGCGCTACAAGGTCACGTACCCCGACGGTACGGTGAAGGAAGTCGTCGCCGAACGACCGAAGAAATATTACCGCACACAGATGCGCTACATCGTCACCAACGCGCGCGACGTGCCGGTTACGGTTGATGTCGCCCAGTCGGGGCTTGGCCGCTGGTGGTGGTGGCGCGATGTGCGCGTACCGCAGGAATCGCTCCCCGGCGTGCAGGACAGTGCCGATACCCGCCGCTGGGAAGTGCCGGTGCCTGCCAACGGCAAGACCGAGCTCACGGTTACCTTCCTGACTCCCTGGTAAGGAGGTGCCCTTGCGCCGCCTGATCGCCCTGTTTGCCGCGTTGCTGCCCGCCGCTGCGCTGGCCGAGCGCCCGGTGGTCGCCTCTGCCGCTCCCGGCCAGGTAGCGGTCACGATCTATCGCGATCCGCAACGCGCTCCGGGCAAGGCCATCTACAAGGCGCGGCCGGGCGCTTTCGCCCTGATCGCAGAAACCCGCGAGGTAGACCTGCCGCCAGGTGAAGTGGTGCTGCGCTTCGAAGGCGTGGCCGGCGGCATCGTGCCGCAATCGGCCATCCTGTTCGGCACCGGCCCGCGCGAGAAAAACCGCGATGCCGCCCTGCTTTCGCAGAAGGGGCTGGTCGACGCGTTTACCGGGCAGTCGGTGATCCTGCGCCGCACCGATCCGGCAACCGGCAAGGTGAGCGAAGAGCACGCAACTGTCCGCTCGGCCGCCCAACGGCTGGTCGTCACGACATCGGCGGGCAGCGAGGCGGTCTATTGCAGCGGGCTCAACCAGACGCTGCTCTATCCCGAAGCGCCGGCAACGCTCTCTGCCAAGCCGGTACTGACCATGACCACGAAGGACCAGCCGGGCGGCAGGACCACGGTGACGCTGGCCTATATCGCCACGGGTTTCGACTGGGACGCGACCTATGTCGCGACACTGGCCGAGGACGGCAAGTCGATGGCGCTGCTTTCCTGGCTGACCATGGCAAGTGGTGACGAGACGAGCTTTCCCGACGCCGCGACCAGTGCGGTTGCCGGCGAGATCGCCCGTTCCGAGGAGACCCGCGACGATACCAGCGATCGGCTGAAGAACGAGGCGCGCTGGCTCAACAAGTGGGCAGACTGCTGGCCCGCCGGGCGAACCCACCAGATATCTTTGCGCGGCGTGCCTCTGCCACCTCCGCCGCCGCCGGGCGCGCCGATGATGGCCATGTCGCCTCCCATGGAACGCGACATCGTGGTAAGTGGCATGCGGAAAGTGGCAAGAGCGCAGAACGTGGCCCTGGCAGTCACCGCGAAGTCTGAATCGCTGGGCGATCTCAAGCTCTACCGCATCCCGATCCCGGTCACCGTCGCGGCAAGGTCGCAAAAGCAGGTCGCCTTCCTCAACGCTCCGCGCGTCCGCGGAGAACTGGTCTATCGCAGCAAGGTCTACGGCGCGCCGGAAGACCCGCAGATGCTGTTCCGCTTCCGCAACCGCAAGGACCAGGGCCTTGGCGATCCGCTACCGGCCGGCAAGGTGGTGGTCTATCAGGACGGAGATTTCGGCCGGCAGGTCGTCGGCGAAACC
This window encodes:
- a CDS encoding DUF4139 domain-containing protein gives rise to the protein MRRLIALFAALLPAAALAERPVVASAAPGQVAVTIYRDPQRAPGKAIYKARPGAFALIAETREVDLPPGEVVLRFEGVAGGIVPQSAILFGTGPREKNRDAALLSQKGLVDAFTGQSVILRRTDPATGKVSEEHATVRSAAQRLVVTTSAGSEAVYCSGLNQTLLYPEAPATLSAKPVLTMTTKDQPGGRTTVTLAYIATGFDWDATYVATLAEDGKSMALLSWLTMASGDETSFPDAATSAVAGEIARSEETRDDTSDRLKNEARWLNKWADCWPAGRTHQISLRGVPLPPPPPPGAPMMAMSPPMERDIVVSGMRKVARAQNVALAVTAKSESLGDLKLYRIPIPVTVAARSQKQVAFLNAPRVRGELVYRSKVYGAPEDPQMLFRFRNRKDQGLGDPLPAGKVVVYQDGDFGRQVVGETSTGNKAVDEEVEFVFGEPTGVTVENQELADKAKRSWTHTVTLRNANPFAIRYEMEFPAGDNRTYTGLPGKLIRKPGKQIWAMTLAPGSETKLVWRSAEVAGE
- a CDS encoding DUF4139 domain-containing protein; the protein is MALLPASAPAQNAAQPARSAQGDVSVTIYNNNLALVQDVRQVSLPNGRSRQEFPDVSAMIRAETVTLSGEGFGIVEQNFDYDLLTPAALMEKAVGQTITLVRTNPATGAETRERAQVMAANGGVVLKIGERIEVLRDDGLPVRVIFDAIPPNLRARPTLSVTMDAKSAGPRPLTLSYLTPGMSWKADYVTLFDEKAGKIDVQGWVTLTNNTGTTFTNANVLMVAGSVGQVNQYGGYNGGYNPRPVPRGNRPGSESGGQQMGDFHVYPIAGRTTIANAQTKQVSFLDVSGVPARKGYEYTNEWMGAEGEAVSASSILKFSNARSGGVGAALPAGTVRVYMRDSKGQAQFIGESGIDHTPGGSNLALRTGEAFDVKVQPVVEKREEITLDEWEKFARYKVTYPDGTVKEVVAERPKKYYRTQMRYIVTNARDVPVTVDVAQSGLGRWWWWRDVRVPQESLPGVQDSADTRRWEVPVPANGKTELTVTFLTPW